The following coding sequences lie in one Homalodisca vitripennis isolate AUS2020 chromosome X, UT_GWSS_2.1, whole genome shotgun sequence genomic window:
- the LOC124369515 gene encoding uncharacterized protein LOC124369515, which yields MVTHLSRLVANVGGPKSNRRRLLISTVQSMLLYWAEVWADALNIAFYRIRIARVQRQVALRVCTAYRTVSEPAVLVVAGVIPVNLSAGERKAIYQRQGEIGKDTARTEGRSRTYQQWQNSWQQVTRGR from the coding sequence ATGGTAACTCATCTTAGCAGGCTCGTGGCCAACGTCGGCGGTCCCAAGTCCAACAGGAGAAGACTGTTAATATCGACAGTCCAGTCCATGCTCCTTTACTGggctgaggtgtgggcagacgcactaaatattgcattttatcgGATACGGATCGCCCGGGTACAGCGTCAAGTGGCGCTCCGAGTGTGTACCGCCTACCGTACAGTGTCTGAGCCTGCCGTCTTGGTTGTTGctggagtcatccctgtcaatctttcggcaggggagaggaaggcaatTTATCAGCGACAAGGCGAAATCGGCAAGGACACTGCAAGGACTGAGGGGCGCTCTCGTACGTACCAGCAATGGCAAAACAGCTGGCAACAAGTCACCCGTGGACGTTAG